CGATGAAATGTTTAGCTTTTGGAATGTCTAACGAGACCCGGACTATGCCCCGGCTTACGCCGGCTTGGCCGACGCCTACGTGCGTAAGCTGTATGTGGGTGTCCCGGCCAAATTGGTTTTGCCTAAAGCCCGGACCACGGCAGAGAAAGCCTTGCAGTTGGATCCGACACTGGCTGAGCCCCATGCTGCTTTGGGGCTGGTCAAAGCAGGGTATGACTATGATTGGACCGGCGCGGAAGCAGAATTCAAGCGCGCCATCGCGTTGAATTCCGGATCTGCGCTGGCGCACTACTACTATTCTTTTGGCCTGATAGCGCTGGGCCGGGATGAAGAAGCAATTGCAGAGATGAAGAAGGCGGTGTCACTCGACCCGCTCTCGCCGGCCATGAATGCCCATCTGGGCAGCGCTTTTGTGTATGCGCGAAATTACGATCAGGGCATTGAACAGTTTAAGAGAACGCAGGAGTTGGACCCTAATCTGTTCTACGCTCATGGGGGGCTCATGGAGGCCTATGAAGAAAAGTCCATGTATCCCGAAGCGCTTGCCGAGTTTCAGCGCACCGCGGAGTTGAGCGGTTACAACGCCAGATTTCTCAATGATATTAACCGCGCCTATGAAAACTCAGGGGTAACCGGCTACTGGCAGATGCGCCGCCGTTTCATCGAGGAATCCCCCAACCAGGCAAACCTTCCCACAGAAGCTGCCATTGC
The Terriglobales bacterium DNA segment above includes these coding regions:
- a CDS encoding tetratricopeptide repeat protein is translated as MADAYVRKLYVGVPAKLVLPKARTTAEKALQLDPTLAEPHAALGLVKAGYDYDWTGAEAEFKRAIALNSGSALAHYYYSFGLIALGRDEEAIAEMKKAVSLDPLSPAMNAHLGSAFVYARNYDQGIEQFKRTQELDPNLFYAHGGLMEAYEEKSMYPEALAEFQRTAELSGYNARFLNDINRAYENSGVTGYWQMRRRFIEESPNQANLPTEAAIAYARTGDKERALQSLQKAMAQREFRLILLNVEPAFDSLHSDPRFQDLLRRMNFPADKSQLVQGKTGAGSMIVPANFLGVNLIANPGAEDGEASTGYAPPSNIPGWTKTAGNFTV